From Papaver somniferum cultivar HN1 unplaced genomic scaffold, ASM357369v1 unplaced-scaffold_99, whole genome shotgun sequence, the proteins below share one genomic window:
- the LOC113346481 gene encoding protein CELLULOSE SYNTHASE INTERACTIVE 3-like isoform X5 encodes MDNPESTTARVAQFVEQLHAKMSSPHEKELITARLLGIARARKDARTVIGSHPQAMPLFVSILRSGTTVAKLNVAATLSALCKEDSLRLKVLLGGCIPSLLSLLKSESFDARKAAAEAIYEVSSGGLSDDHVGMKIFVTEGVVPTLWEQLNPKNKQDKVVEGFVTGALRNICGDKDGYWRTTLDAGGVEIIMGLLSSDNITAQSNAASLLARLMLAFPDSIHKVIDAGVLKILLRLIGRENDISVRVSVADALESFSSKSTTGRKAMVDADGIPILIGAVVAPSKEGIQGEGGRLLQGHATRALANICGGMPALILYLGDLSQSPRLSAPVADIIGALAYTLMIFEQDTNKEEASFDVTQLEDILMMLLKPRDNKLVQERVLEALASLYGNTHISKWLNHSDAKRVLTGLIITVSTDVQEFLILSLTSLCSDGIGVWEALEKREGIQLLISLLGLSSEQHQEHAVALLAILTDQTDDSKWAITAAGGIPPLVQLLETGSLKAREDSARVLWNLCSHSEDIRICVESAGAIPAFLCLLKSGGFGGQETSARALTKLIRSADAATLNQLLALLYGNTPRSKVHIVRVLGHVLNMASHEDLVQKGAPANKVVKSLVEALESSNKESQESAASVLTNLFDSRQDISDSLGVDETIHPRMKLLTSKTQEVNTQSAKGLRKIPQSSVPRSTRSASVMQSSTNINDTNKKYEGDVKSLIKIAKTSSIGSAETAVASLANLLSHPHIAEEALAGDVISALTRVFGEGTSEGKRNAARALHHLMNHFPIDEVLSGNAQRRFVVLALVDSLSSMDLDEPDSVDVLDVVAMLARTKDAVNFSCPPWSVFTEVPSSLEALIRCLAEGLPPAQDKAIEILSRVCSDLPVLLGDLLVGTIRCITSLANRIMNSSSLEVRVGGSALLICATKEHKQQSMSALNASGFMKPLIYSLVDMMKINSSCASLEIEVKTPRGYIERTFFDEGCDFEVPDPATVLGSTVALWLLSIISSFHKKNILTVMEAGGLEALYDKLTSYTSNPQQNEFGDTEGIWISSLLLSILFQDATVVMSPATMRIIPSLAFLLRSDEIIDRYFSAQAMASLVNGGNKGIHMAIANSDAVAGLISLIGYIESDMPNLVALSQEFSLLRNPDRVVLEHLFDIEDVRVGSIARKSIPLLVDLLRPMPDRPGAPPFAVSLLIRIAEENDENKLAIAEAGALDALPKYLSLSPQDSAETTVVELLRILFMNPELICHEASISSLNQLIAVLRLGSRSARFSAVRTLHLLFDAQRIRDSESAKQAIQPLVDMLDAGGSEKEQQTALLVLIKLTSGNSSNAVALADVEGDPLHSLCKVLLSATSSLELKRDAAQLCFILFSNKKVRATETASECIKPLLLLMQSNSTSAMESGALAFNRLLDDEQQVELAASSYEIVDLLVGLVSSNNNRLTEACISILIKLGKDRTPCKLDMVKAGIVENCLELLPNSPGSLCSMVAELFRILTNSSGIARSPAAAKTVEPLFILLPRPDIDMWGQHSALQALVNILEKPQSLSTLRLTPSQVIEPLIACLQSPSQTIQQLGTEVLSHLLAQERFQQDITSQNAVVPLVQLAGIGILNLQQTAIKALESISRSWPEVVAFAGGIFEFSKVIIQDDPQPSHELWESAALVLSNILRFNTEYYFKVPLVVLVRMLHSNMESTITLALNALIVVQEGTDASSSELLAEAGAVDALLDLLRSHQCEEISGKLLEALFNNARVREMKVTKLAIAPLSQYLLDPETKSQPGKLLAALSLEDIFQHEGHARSRDSVSACRALLRLLEDQPTEPMSMVAVSALQNLVKHSRTNKRAVAEAGGILIIQGLLLSSNSEIAAQAALLVKFLFSNHTLQEYVSNDLIRSLTAAVGKEFSATSINEEVLSTIKVIFSNFPKLHASEAATLVIPHLVVGLKTGTVASQELVLDILCILRHSWSFIPTDISKAQAMAAAEAIPIFQLLMKSCPPSFHERVDALLHCLPGCLTVTIKRGCNLKQSVGTTNSFCRLTIGNGPPRQTKVVSHSTSPEWKEGFTWAFDVPPKGQKLQIICKSKNTFGKWCCWLQSTLGRVTLPIDRVVIDGVHSGVFSLKSDSNKDGSSRTLEIEITWSNRITNDKIRK; translated from the exons ATGGATAATCCAGAAAGTACAACAGCAAGGGTTGCTCAATTTGTTGAGCAGCTGCATGCCAAAATGTCTTCACCACATGAAAAGGAGCTTATTACAGCACGATTGCTTGGTATTGCCAGAGCAAGAAAGGATGCAAGGACGGTTATTGGTTCGCATCCACAGGCAATGCCACTGTTCGTGTCAATTTTGAGAAGTGGAACAACCGTAGCGAAACTTAATGTTGCTGCAACTTTGAGTGCTCTTTGCAAGGAAGACAGTTTACGTCTAAAGGTGCTTTTGGGAGGATGCATACCCTCTTTACTGTCACTACTTAAGTCTGAATCTTTCGATGCCAGGAAAGCTGCTGCAGAAGCTATCTATGAAGTGTCGTCTGGAGGTCTGTCAGATGATCATGTAGGCATGAAAATATTTGTTACTGAAGGTGTAGTTCCCACATTATGGGAGCAGCTCAATCCAAAAAACAAGCAGGACAAAGTGGTAGAGGGATTTGTTACTGGGGCTTTGAGAAACATTTGTGGAGACAAGGACGGATATTGGAGGACCACACTTGATGCAGGGGGAGTAGAGATCATTATGGGTCTTCTTTCTTCTGATAATATCACCGCCCAATCAAATGCAGCTTCTCTATTAGCTCGTTTGATGTTGGCTTTTCCAGATAGCATCCATAAAGTTATCGACGCAGGAGTTCTTAAAATCTTGCTTCGTTTGATAGGACGGGAAAATGATATTTCAGTTCGTGTTAGTGTTGCCGACGCATTGGAGTCATTTTCCTCAAAATCAACCACGGGAAGGAAAGCTATGGTTGATGCAGACGGGATACCTATTCTGATTGGAGCTGTTGTAGCTCCTTCTAAAGAGGGCATACAAGGTGAGGGCGGCCGATTACTACAGGGACATGCTACACGTGCACTAGCAAATATTTGTGGTGGAATGCCAgctttaatactttatcttggaGACTTGTCTCAATCGCCTCGTTTATCTGCTCCGGTTGCTGATATAATTGGAGCACTTGCTTATACATTGATGATCTTTGAGCAAGATACTAATAAGGAGGAGGCATCATTTGATGTAACTCAATTAGAAGATATTCTTATGATGCTGTTGAAGCCTCGGGATAATAAGCTAGTTCAAGAGCGTGTTCTTGAGGCCTTAGCAAGTCTGTATGGTAATACCCACATCTCAAAGTGGCTTAATCATTCAGATGCCAAGAGGGTTCTCACTGGGTTGATAATTACAGTTTCTACTGATGTTCAAGAGTTCCTGATACTCTCTTTGACAAGCTTGTGTAGTGATGGAATAGGGGTTTGGGAGGCCCTTGAAAAGAGAGAGGGAATTCAATTGCTGATATCGTTGTTGGGATTATCAAGTGAGCAACATCAAGAGCATGCTGTTGCATTGCTAGCAATTTTGACCGACCAAACTGATGATAGTAAGTGGGCAATCACTGCTGCAGGTGGAATCCCTCCACTTGTGCAGTTATTAGAAACGGGGTCACTGAAAGCAAGAGAGGATTCTGCACGTGTGTTGTGGAATTTGTGCAGTCATAGTGAAGATATTCGTATCTGTGTCGAAAGTGCAGGAGCAATTCCAGCTTTCTTATGTCTTCTTAAAAGTGGTGGATTTGGAGGACAAGAAACTTCTGCGAGGGCACTCACAAAGCTTATCAGATCAGCGGACGCTGCTACTCTTAATCAGTTGCTAGCTTTGCTGTATGGGAACACACCACGCTCAAAAGTCCACATTGTCAGGGTGTTGGGTCATGTCCTCAATATGGCATCCCACGAGGATCTTGTGCAGAAGGGAGCACCTGCTAATAAAGTCGTTAAGTCCCTTGTCGAGGCTCTCGAGTCATCGAATAAAGAATCTCAAGAGAGTGCTGCTTCTGTCTTAACAAACCTATTTGATAGCAGGCAGGATATTTCTGATAGTCTTGGGGTTGACGAAACTATTCATCCTCGTATGAAGCTTTTGACAAGCAAAACTCAGGAAGTTAATACACAATCAGCTAAGGGATTGAGAAAAATACCCCAATCAAGTGTACCCAGATCAACTCGTTCTGCCAGTGTAATGCAGAGTTCAACAAATATAAATGATACAAACAAAAAGTACGAAGGGGATGTTAAGTCCCTTATCAAGATTGCAAAAACTTCTTCTATTGGTTCAGCTGAGACTGCAGTTGCTTCCCTCGCTAACCTTCTTTCTCATCCTCACATTGCTGAAGAAGCTCTAGCAGGAGATGTTATATCTGCTTTGACCAGAGTGTTCGGAGAAGGGACATCGGAAGGTAAGAGAAACGCAGCACGTGCCCTTCACCATCTGATGAACCATTTCCCTATAGATGAGGTGCTTAGTGGTAATGCTCAACGTCGTTTTGTTGTTCTTGCACTTGTTGATTCTTTATCCTCTATGGACTTGGATGAACCTGATTCTGTTGACGTTCTAGACGTGGTTGCCATGCTGGCTAGGACTAAAGATGCTGTGAACTTCTCTTGTCCACCATGGTCTGTCTTTACTGAGGTTCCATCAAGTTTAGAGGCATTAATCCGGTGCCTCGCTGAAGGCCTTCCTCCAGCACAAGATAAGGCAATTGAGATACTTTCGAGGGTCTGTAGTGATTTACCAGTTTTGCTTGGCGATCTTTTGGTTGGAACAATTAGGTGCATCACTTCCTTAGCGAATAGGATAATGAACTCATCTAGTTTGGAAGTAAGAGTTGGAGGGTCAGCATTACTTATTTGTGCTACTAAGGAACATAAGCAGCAATCAATGAGTGCCCTGAATGCATCTGGCTTTATGAAACCTCTCATTTATTCCCTAGTAGATATGATGAAGATAAACTCTAGTTGTGCTTCTCTTGAGATTGAAGTCAAAACTCCTAGAGGTTATATAGAAAGAACGTTTTTTGACGAAGGTTGTGATTTTGAAGTCCCTGATCCAGCAACTGTTTTGGGGAGTACAGTTGCCTTGTGGTTATTGTCTATAATTTCTTCATTTCATAAAAAGAACATTCTTACTGTCATGGAAGCAGGTGGTTTAGAAGCTCTCTATGATAAGCTTACTAGTTACACCTCCAATCCACAG CAGAATGAATTTGGAGATACAGAgggtatttggattagttctttgcTATTATCTATTTTATTCCAGGATGCTACTGTGGTGATGTCTCCTGCTACGATGCGCATCATACCTTCACTTGCTTTTCTCTTAAGGTCTGACGAAATTATTGATCGATACTTCTCTGCACAAGCAATGGCCAGTCTTGTAAATGGTGGAAATAAAGGAATACATATGGCAATTGCAAATTCTGATGCAGTTGCTGGTTTGATTAGCCTCATTGGTTATATAGAATCAGATATGCCCAATCTTGTAGCACTATCTCAAGAATTTTCACTTTTACGCAATCCTGATAGAGTTGTTCTGGAGCACTTATTTGACATTGAAGATGTAAGAGTTGGATCTATTGCGAGGAAGTCTATACCTCTTCTAGTAGACCTTTTGAGACCAATGCCAGATAGACCAGGTGCTCCTCCATTTGCTGTTTCCCTTCTGATCCGTATCGCTGAGGAGAATGATGAGAATAAACTGGCTATAGCCGAAGCTGGAGCTCTAGATGCATTACCTAAATATCTGTCTTTGAGTCCTCAAGACTCAGCTGAGACTACCGTAGTTGAACTACTGAGGATTTTGTTTATGAACCCTGAACTGATTTGCCATGAAGCGTCCATCAGTTCCTTGAATCAACTGATTGCTGTTCTACGTTTAGGGTCAAGAAGCGCTAGATTCAGTGCTGTTAGGACACTCCATTTACTTTTTGATGCTCAGAGAATTAGAGACAGTGAATCAGCAAAGCAAGCCATACAACCATTAGTTGACATGCTTGATGCTGGTGGATCAGAGAAAGAACAACAAACTGCTCTCCTAGTTTTGATAAAGTTGACTTCCGGAAATTCTTCAAATGCAGTAGCATTAGCAGATGTCGAAGGAGATCCACTTCACAGCCTGTGCAAGGTTTTATTATCCGCCACCTCTTCATTGGAGCTGAAGAGAGATGCTGCACAGCTCTGCTTTATTTTGTTCAGCAACAAAAAAGTGCGAGCTACTGAAACCGCCTCGGAATGTATAAAACCCCTTCTGTTATTAATGCAATCAAATTCAACTTCTGCAATGGAGTCGGGTGCCTTGGCTTTTAATAGGCTGTTGGATGACGAGCAACAGGTAGAACTTGCAGCATCTTCTTATGAAATCGTGGATCTTCTTGTTGGATTGGTTTCTAGTAATAACAATCGTCTTACAGAGGCTTGCATCAGCATTCTTATAAAGTTGGGGAAAGATCGCACTCCTTGCAAACTCGATATGGTGAAAGCAGGAATAGTTGAAAACTGTCTAGAGTTACTTCCTAATTCACCTGGGTCTCTATGCTCCATGGTTGCAGAGTTGTTCCGAATATTAACTAATAGTAGCGGGATTGCGAGAAGTCCTGCTGCTGCAAAAACTGTTGAACCTCTTTTCATCCTTTTACCGCGTCCAGATATCGACATGTGGGGACAGCATAGTGCCTTGCAAGCACTAGTAAATATTCTGGAGAAGCCCCAAAGCCTTTCAACCTTGAGATTAACTCCTAGCCAAGTAATTGAACCTTTGATAGCGTGTCTACAGTCCCCTTCACAAACCATTCAACAACTTGGTACCGAAGTACTATCACATCTTTTAGCACAGGAACGTTTTCAACAAGATATTACCTCACAAAATGCAGTTGTGCCTCTTGTTCAGCTTGCTGGAATTGGGATACTGAACTTGCAGCAAACGGCAATTAAGGCCTTAGAGAGTATCTCCAGGAGTTGGCCAGAGGTTGTTGCTTTTGCCGGGGGTATCTTTGAGTTTTCCAAAGTTATTATTCAGGATGACCCTCAGCCTTCTCATGAATTATGGGAATCTGCTGCGTTGGTTCTGTCAAATATTTTGCGGTTCAATACGGAGTACTACTTCAAAGTTCCTTTGGTAGTCCTTGTGAGAATGTTGCACTCCAACATGGAGAGTACAATAACTCTAGCGCTGAATGCTTTAATAGTTGTCCAAGAGGGTACTGATGCTTCAAGTTCTGAACTCTTGGCCGAGGCTGGTGCCGTGGATGCACTGCTGGACCTTTTAAGGTCCCACCAATGCGAAGAAATATCTGGAAAACTACTTGAAGCTTTGTTTAATAATGCGAGGGTGAGAGAAATGAAGGTCACAAAGCTTGCTATAGCACCATTATCTCAGTATCTGCTGGATCCAGAAACCAAATCGCAACCCGGTAAGCTTCTTGCCGCACTTTCTCTTGAGGACATATTCCAGCACGAAGGACATGCTAGATCCAGAGATTCAGTATCCGCATGTCGAGCACTATTGAGGTTACTTGAGGACCAGCCGACTGAGCCCATGAGCATGGTAGCTGTGTCTGCACTGCAAAACTTGGTTAAGCACAGTAGGACAAACAAACGAGCGGTTGCAGAAGCAGGTGGGATATTGATAATACAGGGATTGCTACTGTCATCAAATTCAGAAATTGCTGCACAGGCAGCACTGCTGGTTAAATTCCTATTTTCCAATCACACGCTCCAAGAGTATGTTTCAAATGATTTGATCAGGTCTTTGACAG CTGCAGTCGGGAAAGAGTTCTCTGCAACAAGTATAAATGAAGAGGTCTTGTCAACCATAAAAGTGATATTCAGTAATTTCCCTAAGCTGCATGCATCAGAAGCGGCAACCCTCGTCATTCCTCACTTGGTTGTAGGACTGAAGACTGGGACTGTAGCTTCCCAGGAGTTGGTGTTGGATATTCTATGCATATTAAGACATTCATGGTCATTCATTCCTACAGATATTTCTAAGGCTCAAGCCATGGCTGCTGCAGAAGCTATTCCGATATTCCAATTACTAATGAAAAGTTGTCCACCAAGTTTTCATGAGAGAGTAGATGCCCTTTTGCATTGCTTACCTGGTTGTTTAACTGTCACTATCAAGCGTGGATGCAACTTGAAGCAGAGTGTTGGTACCACAAATTCCTTTTGCCGGTTGACGATAGGAAATGGTCCTCCAAGGCAAACTAAA GTAGTGAGCCACAGTACAAGTCCAGAATGGAAGGAAGGGTTCACTTGGGCATTTGATGTACCACCAAAGGGACAGAAACTTCAGATTATATGCAAAAGCAAAAATACATTTGGGAAG TGGTGTTGTTGGTTGCAGTCAACTCTTGGGAGAGTAACACTACCGATAGACAGAGTCGTAATAGATGGAGTACATAGTGGAGTTTTCAGCTTAAAGAGCGACAGCAATAAGGATGGGTCATCTAGAACACTTGAAATTGAGATCACCTGGTCTAACAGGATAACAAACGATAAGATTCGAAAATGA